A genomic stretch from Caldalkalibacillus salinus includes:
- a CDS encoding type II secretion system F family protein, whose amino-acid sequence MIIYGQQEGSKHTEFFITQLISTVITSVFMTTFLGLASGDMALFFFGLFLCFLIPYILIIGLDKQINEKHYDIHMQLPELIDKMTLFINAGETVQKALIQSVDLKVTSNSFFQQELQKTIKRLEQQISLPQALEELSQRCGLQEVSVFTTTILLNYKRGGHELVDALRDLSKRLWEKRKIATKTKGEQASSKLVFPMVIIFIIVMVIIATPAMMMF is encoded by the coding sequence ATGATCATCTATGGTCAACAAGAAGGGAGTAAGCATACAGAATTTTTCATAACGCAATTGATATCTACTGTGATCACATCAGTTTTCATGACAACCTTCCTAGGATTAGCGAGTGGGGACATGGCACTATTTTTCTTTGGTTTATTTTTGTGCTTTCTAATCCCATATATTCTCATAATTGGCTTGGATAAACAGATAAATGAAAAGCATTATGACATTCATATGCAATTGCCAGAATTGATAGACAAAATGACATTATTTATAAATGCTGGTGAAACGGTACAGAAAGCACTCATCCAAAGTGTTGATCTCAAGGTGACCTCAAACAGTTTTTTTCAACAAGAGTTACAAAAAACGATTAAAAGACTGGAGCAGCAAATATCATTACCTCAAGCATTAGAGGAGTTAAGTCAACGTTGTGGTCTGCAAGAAGTCTCAGTTTTTACAACGACAATATTGTTGAATTATAAACGCGGGGGACATGAATTGGTAGACGCATTGAGAGATCTGTCAAAACGTTTATGGGAAAAACGTAAAATAGCAACAAAAACAAAGGGTGAACAGGCTTCTTCTAAACTTGTGTTTCCGATGGTTATTATTTTCATAATCGTAATGGTGATTATAGCGACACCAGCTATGATGATGTTTTAA
- a CDS encoding TadE/TadG family type IV pilus assembly protein, with the protein MTFFKDTRGSFTLEASLIFPIIFVLIIMFLFVSILIYQKVTLHYVASLAADRTAYTWDNSFKQPFEGEFNISERDDLYWRLTDDRLLSSMFGLTMRGESNVTLEKDREYTGLSERKLYRIVPYLPNDLEGTMTFQNGTTSRSIRVEIESPLRMPQFITHIFGETLKAFGQSIIVDPVEYNRNVQMMWDYYDKWPKDTNINKILERQSQKEGS; encoded by the coding sequence ATGACATTTTTTAAAGATACGAGGGGGAGTTTCACTTTAGAAGCAAGCCTCATTTTTCCTATTATATTCGTTCTTATAATCATGTTTTTGTTTGTCTCTATCCTTATTTATCAGAAAGTGACACTACACTATGTTGCATCTTTAGCAGCTGATCGTACAGCTTACACATGGGATAACAGCTTTAAACAACCTTTTGAAGGTGAATTTAATATATCTGAGCGAGATGATTTGTATTGGAGATTAACCGATGATCGTTTACTCAGCTCTATGTTTGGTCTCACTATGAGAGGAGAAAGTAACGTCACACTCGAGAAGGATAGGGAATATACGGGACTGTCAGAGAGAAAGCTATATCGTATTGTCCCTTATTTACCAAACGACCTTGAGGGCACCATGACTTTTCAGAATGGAACGACGTCACGAAGTATCAGGGTAGAGATTGAAAGCCCGTTGCGTATGCCACAGTTTATAACACATATTTTTGGTGAAACGCTAAAAGCTTTCGGTCAGTCAATTATCGTTGACCCCGTTGAGTATAATCGAAATGTCCAAATGATGTGGGATTATTATGATAAGTGGCCAAAAGACACAAATATAAACAAGATTCTTGAAAGGCAAAGCCAAAAAGAAGGTTCTTAA
- a CDS encoding Flp1 family type IVb pilin, protein MAQAFKKFWNNEEGLGTLEVILIVAVLVGIAILFRNQIIEWVNKILGSTDSQIDQFDAG, encoded by the coding sequence ATGGCACAAGCATTTAAAAAATTTTGGAATAATGAAGAAGGGTTAGGAACATTGGAAGTGATTCTGATTGTAGCTGTATTAGTTGGAATCGCCATTCTATTTAGAAATCAGATTATAGAATGGGTCAACAAGATTTTAGGAAGTACGGATAGTCAGATCGATCAGTTTGACGCAGGATAG
- a CDS encoding type II secretion system F family protein, with protein MLTLLALSLVAGGLTYGYLIIRDKRASYVSDSWQKDEDQNGARKRVHLAHENKNLNQSKQPIHYETYTMSTFEKVAWASLAMSALFVLGYIFYQRIPFACLISLAGLYYPKLKRKQIITKRQRILNMQFKNALHALSSNLSAGRSIENACLEVISDLKLLYPDLETFMTKEFERMTRKMQNGESLEEVFLDFSKRSGVEDIKTFTQILVACKRKGGDLVDVIRRTSQIMGEKLEIQQEIHVLLAQKKFESQCLSIIPFTMVAILAYSSPDYVAPLYETAVGTVVMTISLLALGMTYWWSTKIMNIEV; from the coding sequence ATGTTGACATTGCTGGCGCTTTCGTTAGTTGCAGGTGGATTGACCTATGGGTATTTGATAATTAGAGATAAGCGTGCGTCCTATGTGTCTGATTCATGGCAAAAAGATGAGGATCAGAATGGTGCTAGGAAACGTGTTCATCTAGCTCATGAAAATAAAAATCTCAATCAAAGTAAACAGCCTATTCACTATGAAACATACACGATGAGCACCTTTGAAAAAGTCGCATGGGCTTCATTGGCTATGTCTGCCCTTTTCGTTTTAGGTTATATATTTTATCAACGAATCCCGTTCGCGTGTTTAATATCACTTGCCGGCTTATATTATCCAAAGTTGAAAAGAAAACAAATAATTACCAAACGTCAACGGATATTGAATATGCAATTTAAAAATGCATTACACGCTTTATCTTCTAACCTATCTGCTGGAAGATCAATTGAAAATGCTTGTCTAGAAGTCATAAGCGATTTGAAACTTTTGTACCCAGACCTTGAAACATTCATGACCAAAGAATTTGAACGGATGACAAGGAAAATGCAAAACGGTGAAAGCTTAGAAGAAGTATTTTTAGACTTTAGTAAGAGGAGTGGTGTGGAAGATATAAAAACTTTTACTCAGATTTTAGTCGCATGCAAACGAAAGGGTGGGGACCTTGTGGATGTTATACGACGAACGAGTCAAATTATGGGTGAAAAGTTAGAAATCCAACAAGAGATTCATGTTCTTCTCGCACAAAAAAAATTCGAATCCCAGTGTCTTAGTATTATTCCTTTTACCATGGTTGCCATCCTTGCGTATAGTTCACCAGATTACGTCGCACCATTGTATGAAACTGCCGTCGGAACAGTCGTCATGACCATTTCATTATTAGCATTAGGCATGACTTATTGGTGGTCCACAAAGATTATGAATATTGAGGTATAA